In the Setaria italica strain Yugu1 chromosome VI, Setaria_italica_v2.0, whole genome shotgun sequence genome, one interval contains:
- the LOC101764649 gene encoding protein PHOTOSYSTEM I ASSEMBLY 2, chloroplastic: MAQWSTAASLDRWIGPRRCGSPPPPQPWQAPVPTVPPPRPAKWKGRIGCASVPRELSAAAEAEQTARPLVDGDTEEEGVVCEACSGAGWLLCDFCKGKKNNVKSEGTRVYRRCPTCKAAGFILCPRCRVYKCITFPESNES, from the exons ATGGCGCAATGGAGCACCGCGGCGAGCCTAGACCGATGGATTGGTCCACGGCGctgcggctcgccgccgccgccgcaaccgtGGCAGGCGCCGGTGCcgaccgtgccgccgccgcggcccgcgaaGTGGAAGGGCAGGATCGGCTGCGCGTCCGTACCAAGGGAGCtcagcgccgccgcggaggcggagcagaCCGCGCGGCCGCTGGTCGACGGGGACACTGAG GAAGAAGGTGTAGTGTGCGAAGCCTGCAGCGGCGCGGGGTGGCTGCTCTGCGACTTCTGCaaggggaagaagaacaacGTCAAGTCCGAGGGTACCCGGGTGTACCGCCGCTGCCCGACCTGCAAAGCC GCGGGTTTCATCCTGTGCCCGAGATGCAGGGTGTACAAGTGCATCACCTTCCCGGAGAGCAACGAGTCGTGA